A stretch of the Prochlorococcus marinus str. MIT 0918 genome encodes the following:
- the deoC gene encoding deoxyribose-phosphate aldolase, translating to MPSFIHQAALEPHLDLESFNQICDACNHFNFAGLCTNLIRIPEARKRIATNKKTSLIAVIAFPFGAIPSKIKKIEAEWASEHGADEIEVVPNFLKLHQGDIQNFAEELADINEIGLPCRVILDTNQLSHEKLTIAIEACLEAGISEIQTGTGFGPKTTKSHILKLVSITKNRCAIKAAGGIKSLVEVIELIEAGTKFIGTSVGMNLIKEFQAQKQ from the coding sequence TTGCCATCTTTCATTCATCAAGCTGCTTTAGAACCTCATCTTGATTTGGAGTCTTTCAACCAAATCTGTGACGCCTGCAATCATTTTAATTTTGCAGGTTTATGTACAAACCTCATTAGAATCCCAGAGGCCAGAAAACGCATAGCCACTAATAAAAAAACTAGTCTTATTGCAGTTATAGCATTTCCTTTCGGTGCCATCCCTAGCAAAATAAAAAAGATAGAGGCCGAATGGGCCTCAGAGCATGGAGCAGATGAGATAGAAGTAGTCCCTAATTTTCTCAAACTTCATCAAGGCGATATTCAAAATTTTGCGGAAGAGCTTGCAGATATAAATGAAATAGGCTTACCTTGCCGAGTAATTCTTGACACAAACCAGCTCTCTCATGAAAAGTTGACTATTGCTATAGAAGCCTGTTTAGAAGCAGGCATATCTGAAATTCAAACAGGCACTGGATTTGGGCCAAAAACAACTAAATCTCACATCTTAAAATTAGTCTCTATAACAAAAAACCGTTGTGCAATAAAAGCTGCTGGAGGAATTAAAAGTCTTGTTGAGGTAATAGAACTAATAGAGGCAGGTACAAAGTTTATCGGAACTTCTGTTGGGATGAATTTAATTAAAGAGTTTCAAGCACAAAAACAGTGA
- the hpf gene encoding ribosome hibernation-promoting factor, HPF/YfiA family — translation MKLLIHGRNLELTPALREYTKAKLEKAIHHFEEMVQEADVHLSVAKNPRVPQQTAEVTVFANGTVIRAQERSQNLYASIDLVANKLCRQLRKYKERHTDHHHSNGHSASPTPATEKILEEKSIDSSLLEGKEAQLPTPGIRRKYFPMPLMTIEQARHQLDLIDHDFYVFKDIDSQQLQVIYKRNHGGYGVIQAKS, via the coding sequence ATGAAATTGTTGATTCATGGCCGAAATCTTGAGTTAACACCTGCATTACGTGAATACACAAAGGCAAAACTTGAAAAAGCTATTCATCATTTTGAGGAAATGGTACAAGAAGCTGATGTTCATCTATCAGTAGCAAAAAATCCAAGAGTGCCCCAACAAACTGCTGAGGTGACTGTTTTTGCTAATGGCACTGTTATACGTGCACAAGAACGAAGCCAAAATCTTTATGCAAGTATTGACCTTGTTGCAAATAAGCTTTGCAGACAATTAAGAAAATACAAAGAGCGTCATACTGATCATCATCACAGTAATGGGCATAGTGCTTCTCCTACACCTGCTACGGAAAAAATTCTAGAAGAGAAGTCCATAGACAGTTCGCTCTTAGAAGGCAAAGAGGCCCAACTACCTACACCAGGTATACGACGCAAATATTTTCCAATGCCTCTCATGACCATTGAACAAGCAAGGCATCAGCTTGATTTAATAGACCATGACTTTTATGTTTTCAAAGATATAGACAGTCAACAATTACAGGTTATTTATAAACGAAATCACGGAGGATATGGCGTTATTCAAGCCAAGAGTTAA
- the lipB gene encoding lipoyl(octanoyl) transferase LipB, whose product MHKLAIKYLSEEGPSTVLFEPTELIDFQSAWDWQKNWQKALLADPSSKQAIWMLEHFHCFTLGRAASKDNLLFDSKKTSVDLYRIDRGGEVTHHLPGQLVVYLVLDLHRYKTDLNWYLRELEAVLIDVLADLGLIGQRMKGLTGVWCEGKKVGAIGVGCKRWVTQHGLALNVNCDLSGFNEIIPCGLSEHPIGKINEFIPEVKMREVRFFMKKNLSKHFGLL is encoded by the coding sequence ATGCATAAGTTAGCCATAAAATATCTATCAGAAGAAGGTCCCTCTACGGTTCTTTTTGAACCTACTGAATTAATAGATTTTCAATCTGCTTGGGATTGGCAGAAGAACTGGCAAAAGGCTTTATTAGCAGATCCTTCGTCTAAACAAGCGATTTGGATGCTTGAACATTTTCATTGCTTTACTCTTGGAAGAGCTGCTAGTAAAGATAATTTACTTTTTGACTCTAAAAAAACATCAGTAGATTTATATCGAATTGATAGAGGAGGCGAAGTTACACACCATTTACCTGGCCAATTAGTGGTTTATTTGGTGTTAGATCTTCACCGTTATAAAACAGATTTGAATTGGTACTTAAGAGAGCTTGAAGCTGTTTTGATTGATGTATTGGCTGATCTTGGGCTGATTGGTCAAAGAATGAAGGGCCTGACAGGTGTTTGGTGCGAAGGTAAAAAGGTTGGAGCAATTGGGGTAGGTTGCAAAAGATGGGTTACTCAGCATGGATTAGCCTTGAATGTTAATTGTGACCTGTCTGGTTTTAATGAGATCATTCCTTGTGGCTTATCAGAACATCCAATTGGCAAAATTAATGAATTCATTCCTGAAGTTAAAATGAGGGAGGTTCGTTTTTTTATGAAGAAAAACCTGAGCAAGCATTTCGGATTGTTATAG
- a CDS encoding long-chain fatty acid--CoA ligase, whose translation MNGAETNAKNGLARSHWISTQREQKALNAHHCVKEIKRVDQIWPWLRNHHGDLLAVDAPHSIARESYTYKELADKISIAAAAFNSLGVKNNDVIALFSENSPRWLIVDQGLMRLGAADAVRGASAPVEELRYILDDSQSVGLIVQSASLWEKLSLNQEQKTQLKFVLQLEGETKDGLIKWEDFMRSGEKYLQKPVADNCSNNIATILYTSGTTGRPKGVPLTHENFLHQMRSLACIASPSPGTPLLSVLPIWHSYERSAEYYFFSCACSQNYTTIKHLKDDLKKVKPVVMATVPRLWEAIKTGFDDALNKMPRSRQLIIKAALSNSHCFKLALRESRDLLLVNVKVYRRILSSLEVVYRWPFHCLAALTLWPKVLKQLSGGRLQFPINGGGAIAPHVDEFFEALGVELLVGYGLTETSPVLSCRRTWRNIRGSSGLPLPQTEFRIVDPEKGTPMRFSQQGKVLVRGPQVMKGYLRKPEESLKVLDSEGWFDTGDLGMLLKDGTVVLTGRAKDTIVLSNGENIEPGPLEEALVSSHLIEQLMIVGQDQRQLGALLVPNVEQMLIWALEKNLSLGEDLGGSFGDKNLRKFLKGEINRLLSIRQGSRSDERVAGVALVKPFSIENGLLTQTLKQRRDRIAKRDRNAIEDIFGL comes from the coding sequence ATGAATGGTGCAGAGACCAATGCGAAGAATGGTTTAGCAAGATCACATTGGATTTCTACACAACGAGAGCAAAAAGCACTAAATGCTCATCATTGTGTAAAGGAAATTAAGCGAGTTGATCAAATATGGCCATGGTTGAGAAATCATCATGGTGATTTATTAGCTGTTGATGCTCCACATTCAATAGCCCGTGAGAGTTATACCTATAAAGAGCTTGCTGACAAGATTTCAATAGCTGCAGCTGCTTTTAATTCTTTAGGAGTAAAAAATAATGATGTTATTGCGTTGTTTTCAGAAAATAGTCCTCGATGGTTAATTGTTGATCAAGGTTTGATGAGGTTAGGGGCTGCTGATGCTGTGAGAGGAGCTTCAGCGCCAGTCGAAGAGCTTCGTTATATCTTGGATGATTCTCAATCAGTTGGTTTAATAGTTCAATCAGCAAGCTTGTGGGAAAAACTTTCGTTAAATCAAGAGCAAAAAACACAATTAAAATTTGTTTTACAGCTAGAGGGAGAGACTAAAGATGGTTTGATTAAATGGGAAGACTTTATGCGAAGTGGAGAAAAGTATCTTCAAAAGCCCGTTGCAGATAATTGTTCCAATAACATTGCAACTATTTTATATACTTCTGGGACTACTGGTCGCCCTAAAGGTGTCCCTTTGACTCATGAAAACTTTCTGCATCAAATGCGATCTTTAGCATGTATTGCGAGCCCTTCTCCGGGTACACCTCTCCTTAGCGTTTTACCTATTTGGCACTCTTATGAAAGGAGTGCTGAGTATTATTTCTTTTCTTGTGCATGTTCTCAGAACTATACAACTATTAAACATTTAAAAGATGATTTAAAAAAGGTTAAACCTGTTGTTATGGCAACAGTTCCAAGGCTTTGGGAGGCGATTAAGACCGGTTTTGATGATGCGTTAAATAAAATGCCTCGCTCTCGTCAATTAATTATTAAAGCTGCTCTTTCTAATAGCCATTGTTTTAAATTAGCTTTAAGGGAATCACGTGATTTGTTATTGGTAAATGTAAAAGTTTATAGGAGAATATTATCTTCTTTAGAAGTTGTTTATCGTTGGCCTTTTCATTGTCTTGCTGCTTTAACTTTGTGGCCCAAAGTTCTTAAACAACTTTCGGGTGGTAGGTTGCAATTCCCAATAAATGGAGGGGGGGCAATAGCTCCTCATGTTGATGAGTTTTTTGAAGCTCTTGGAGTAGAATTATTAGTTGGCTATGGACTTACTGAGACAAGCCCTGTCTTAAGCTGTAGAAGAACCTGGAGGAATATTAGGGGCAGTTCAGGATTGCCCTTGCCTCAAACAGAGTTTCGTATAGTTGACCCTGAGAAAGGTACGCCAATGCGATTTTCTCAACAAGGAAAGGTTTTGGTGCGAGGGCCTCAAGTAATGAAGGGTTATTTAAGAAAACCAGAAGAATCTCTAAAAGTACTTGATTCAGAAGGATGGTTTGATACTGGTGATCTTGGAATGTTGCTTAAAGACGGAACAGTTGTGCTTACTGGAAGAGCTAAAGATACTATTGTTTTAAGTAATGGGGAGAATATTGAACCAGGGCCATTGGAAGAAGCTTTGGTTTCTAGTCATCTTATTGAACAGTTAATGATTGTTGGTCAAGACCAAAGGCAATTAGGGGCTTTATTAGTTCCTAATGTTGAACAAATGTTGATTTGGGCATTAGAAAAGAATTTGTCTTTAGGAGAAGACTTGGGGGGCTCTTTTGGTGATAAGAATTTAAGAAAGTTTCTTAAGGGAGAAATTAATAGGCTGCTTTCTATTCGCCAAGGTTCTCGTTCTGATGAAAGAGTAGCCGGGGTGGCTTTAGTTAAGCCATTTTCAATTGAGAATGGCTTATTAACGCAGACGTTAAAACAAAGACGCGATAGGATTGCAAAACGTGATCGTAATGCTATTGAAGATATTTTTGGTTTATAA
- a CDS encoding YlqD family protein codes for MSEVTTLSIKRSITIRAVVTPAWKEEAEKEISSAISTSDQQLAQLEQEGQQVVEGLRTQTSNPLDPRVQEQVAQVQQQVAMKRSELEEQKRNLLQQQAQIRELEMEEIVEQGQIESFCDLKKGDNLVDKMKVSLLVRDGVVESIDQI; via the coding sequence ATGTCTGAAGTAACTACTCTTTCAATTAAACGTTCTATCACTATTAGAGCTGTTGTTACTCCTGCTTGGAAAGAAGAAGCTGAGAAGGAAATAAGCTCGGCTATTTCAACAAGTGATCAGCAATTAGCTCAATTAGAACAAGAAGGTCAACAAGTTGTTGAAGGGTTAAGAACTCAAACTTCAAATCCTCTTGATCCTCGAGTTCAAGAACAAGTTGCTCAAGTTCAGCAACAGGTCGCAATGAAACGTTCTGAGTTAGAGGAACAAAAACGAAACTTGTTACAGCAACAAGCTCAAATTAGAGAGTTAGAGATGGAAGAGATTGTTGAACAAGGCCAAATAGAGAGTTTTTGTGATCTAAAAAAAGGAGATAACTTGGTAGATAAAATGAAGGTTTCTTTGCTTGTTAGAGATGGCGTTGTTGAGTCTATAGATCAAATTTGA
- a CDS encoding dihydrolipoamide acetyltransferase family protein, which translates to MASHDIFMPALSSTMTEGKIVEWLKKPGEKVARGESVLVVESDKADMDVESFQDGFLAAVLMPSGSTVPVGETIGLIVESEGEIASVQANNPPQSKGSISKESSPTKDKKKITASQTPAKSASPSAVKQKLPSSVQIPHRAVVNTGRVIATPRAKKLASQLGVDLKTVPGSGPHGRIQAEDVQKAQGQPVTVPWIAESNAPASIAFEKASVANQPSDNSVKRIDEIPKGNSFGKPGETIKFNTLQEAVNRNMETSLSVPCFRVGYAITTDKLDHFYKQVKPKGVTMTALLAKAVGITLARHPQLNAAWSNDGMVYPNQVNVAVAVAMEEGGLITPVLQNADIVDLFELSAQWADLVKRSRAKQLQPNEYNSGTFTLSNLGMFGVDRFDAILPPGTGAILAVAASLPTVIAGKDGSISVKRQMQVNLTADHRVVYGADGAAFLKDLSHLIENKPESLAA; encoded by the coding sequence ATGGCATCACACGACATTTTTATGCCAGCCCTTAGTTCAACTATGACTGAGGGGAAGATTGTTGAATGGTTAAAAAAACCTGGTGAAAAGGTTGCAAGAGGAGAATCAGTTCTTGTCGTTGAATCGGATAAAGCTGATATGGATGTTGAGTCTTTCCAAGATGGGTTTTTGGCTGCTGTTTTAATGCCTTCGGGTAGTACTGTTCCAGTTGGTGAAACAATAGGTTTGATTGTTGAATCAGAAGGCGAAATAGCATCTGTTCAAGCCAATAACCCACCTCAGTCAAAAGGCTCTATTTCCAAAGAGTCTTCTCCCACAAAGGACAAAAAGAAAATAACTGCTTCTCAAACCCCAGCCAAATCTGCTTCTCCATCTGCTGTAAAGCAAAAACTACCTTCTTCAGTTCAAATTCCTCATAGAGCTGTAGTAAATACAGGTAGGGTTATTGCTACTCCTAGGGCTAAAAAACTTGCCTCTCAACTTGGCGTTGACTTAAAAACAGTTCCTGGCAGCGGCCCTCATGGAAGAATTCAAGCTGAAGATGTTCAGAAAGCCCAAGGCCAGCCTGTAACTGTTCCTTGGATTGCTGAAAGCAATGCTCCTGCCTCGATTGCTTTTGAGAAAGCTTCTGTTGCAAATCAGCCTTCTGATAATTCTGTCAAACGTATTGATGAAATCCCCAAGGGCAATAGTTTTGGTAAACCAGGAGAAACAATTAAATTCAATACACTGCAGGAGGCTGTAAATAGAAATATGGAGACCAGTTTATCTGTTCCATGTTTCAGAGTGGGATATGCGATTACAACAGATAAACTTGATCATTTTTATAAGCAAGTAAAGCCTAAGGGAGTCACAATGACAGCTTTGCTTGCAAAAGCTGTTGGAATCACTTTAGCTAGACATCCTCAATTAAATGCAGCTTGGAGTAATGACGGTATGGTATATCCCAATCAAGTAAATGTTGCCGTTGCAGTAGCAATGGAGGAAGGGGGGCTTATAACACCTGTGCTTCAAAATGCAGATATTGTTGATTTGTTTGAATTGTCAGCACAATGGGCTGATTTAGTTAAGCGTTCTAGAGCTAAGCAATTGCAACCTAATGAATACAATAGTGGGACTTTTACTCTTTCAAACTTGGGTATGTTTGGAGTAGATAGATTTGATGCGATACTTCCTCCTGGGACGGGAGCTATTCTCGCAGTTGCTGCCTCATTGCCTACAGTCATAGCAGGTAAAGATGGATCTATTTCAGTGAAACGTCAAATGCAAGTAAATCTTACTGCTGATCATAGAGTGGTTTATGGTGCTGATGGCGCAGCTTTCTTGAAAGACCTCTCGCATTTGATTGAGAATAAACCTGAAAGTCTTGCTGCTTAA
- the queA gene encoding tRNA preQ1(34) S-adenosylmethionine ribosyltransferase-isomerase QueA yields the protein MLSESRDFLLSSYDYELSNQLIAQEPIEPRHEARMMVVSRQSEDSLEISHSKVWDLTTELKEGDLLVMNDTRVLRARLKVRLKNGGLGELLLLEPKGDGKWLCLVKPGKKMRPGDCFLLEAGGKQSLSLTIVDRDVKTGGRIVQFPKCFSDREKIEHCLDLYGEMPVPPYIHRHDSSNDQRYQTRYASRPGAVAAPTAGLHFSDDLLDDLAKRGVEQARVTLHVGLGTFRPLEEENLENLQLHSEWVEVKPEVVSACQACQLRGGRIIAIGTTTVRSLEASFIAGGGSLKPFKGTVDLVIKPGYKFGVVDGLLTNFHLPKSSLLLLVSAFIGRQKLLEFYQEAIERKYRFFSYGDAMFISPDAVLPSARLY from the coding sequence TTGTTATCTGAATCCAGAGATTTTTTACTCAGTTCTTATGACTATGAGTTGTCAAATCAACTCATAGCTCAAGAGCCTATTGAGCCAAGGCATGAAGCTCGCATGATGGTTGTCTCTAGGCAATCTGAAGATTCCTTAGAAATTAGTCATTCGAAAGTTTGGGATTTAACTACGGAGCTAAAAGAAGGGGATCTATTAGTGATGAATGACACTCGTGTGTTAAGAGCAAGATTAAAAGTCCGATTAAAAAATGGTGGTTTGGGAGAACTTTTGTTATTAGAACCTAAAGGTGATGGGAAATGGTTGTGCCTAGTAAAACCTGGAAAAAAAATGAGACCTGGTGATTGTTTTTTGTTAGAAGCTGGTGGAAAACAATCTCTTTCATTAACTATCGTTGACAGAGATGTGAAGACTGGAGGTCGAATTGTTCAGTTCCCTAAATGCTTTAGTGATAGAGAGAAGATTGAACACTGCCTTGACTTGTACGGTGAGATGCCTGTACCCCCATATATTCATAGGCATGATTCAAGTAATGATCAGCGATATCAAACTAGATATGCATCTCGCCCAGGCGCTGTGGCAGCTCCAACAGCAGGCTTACATTTTAGCGATGATCTTTTGGATGATTTAGCTAAACGCGGAGTAGAACAAGCAAGAGTGACACTTCATGTAGGCCTTGGAACTTTCCGACCATTGGAAGAGGAGAATTTGGAAAATTTACAACTCCATAGTGAGTGGGTTGAGGTGAAGCCAGAGGTTGTTTCAGCCTGTCAAGCGTGTCAATTGAGAGGAGGACGCATTATTGCTATTGGGACAACAACTGTAAGGTCTCTTGAAGCATCATTTATAGCTGGAGGAGGGTCCCTTAAACCATTTAAAGGAACAGTTGATTTAGTTATTAAACCTGGTTATAAATTTGGAGTTGTTGATGGGCTATTGACAAATTTTCATTTACCAAAAAGCTCATTGTTATTATTGGTAAGTGCATTTATTGGCCGGCAGAAACTGCTTGAGTTCTATCAAGAGGCAATAGAAAGAAAATACAGGTTCTTTTCTTATGGAGATGCAATGTTTATCTCTCCAGATGCTGTTTTACCCTCTGCCCGACTTTATTAG
- the cysK gene encoding cysteine synthase A encodes MSPIYEDNSLAIGNTPLVKLHSVTKNSKATVLAKIEGRNPAYSVKCRIGANMIWDAEKKGVLKKHQTIIEPTSGNTGIALAFTAAAKGYKLILTMPESMSLERRRVMAVLGAELILTEAAKGMPGAIAKAKEIAESDPNKYFMPGQFDNPANPEIHFKTTGPEIWNDCNGNIDVLVAGVGTGGTITGVSRYLKEEKGKSILSVAVEPSHSPVISQTLNGEEVKSGPHKIQGIGAGFIPKNLDLKLVDQVEQVTNDESIAMALRLAKEEGLLVGISCGAAAAAAIRLAEKDEFAGKTIVVVLPDLAERYLSSIMFEDVPTGIIQQPSNN; translated from the coding sequence ATGTCTCCAATATACGAAGACAACAGCCTTGCTATAGGCAACACCCCACTGGTAAAACTTCACTCTGTCACTAAAAACTCAAAAGCTACAGTTTTAGCAAAAATTGAAGGACGTAATCCTGCTTACAGCGTGAAGTGCAGGATTGGAGCGAATATGATTTGGGACGCTGAAAAAAAAGGAGTTCTCAAAAAACATCAGACCATTATTGAGCCCACCTCAGGGAATACAGGGATTGCTTTGGCTTTCACTGCTGCTGCAAAGGGATACAAACTTATACTTACCATGCCTGAGTCCATGTCTTTAGAAAGACGTAGAGTAATGGCTGTTCTTGGAGCTGAACTAATCCTTACTGAAGCAGCGAAAGGGATGCCAGGTGCTATAGCCAAAGCCAAGGAAATTGCAGAAAGTGACCCAAATAAATACTTCATGCCAGGGCAATTTGATAACCCCGCCAATCCAGAGATTCATTTCAAAACAACCGGACCAGAAATATGGAATGATTGCAATGGCAATATTGATGTGCTTGTTGCAGGAGTAGGTACTGGAGGAACTATTACAGGAGTTTCTCGTTATTTAAAAGAAGAAAAAGGCAAAAGTATTCTGTCCGTAGCAGTAGAGCCATCTCATAGTCCTGTAATTTCCCAAACTCTCAACGGAGAAGAAGTTAAATCTGGACCTCATAAAATCCAAGGGATTGGCGCCGGTTTTATCCCTAAGAACCTAGACCTAAAACTGGTTGATCAAGTAGAACAAGTCACTAATGATGAATCAATAGCCATGGCACTTCGCTTAGCGAAAGAAGAAGGCTTATTGGTTGGTATATCATGTGGAGCGGCAGCTGCAGCAGCCATTAGATTGGCCGAGAAAGATGAATTTGCTGGGAAAACAATTGTTGTCGTTCTTCCAGATCTTGCAGAGCGTTATCTTTCATCAATAATGTTTGAAGATGTCCCAACAGGTATTATTCAACAGCCAAGCAATAACTAA
- a CDS encoding PLP-dependent transferase: MIGSELLTDPLWEPKHLGQAIPPSPHAVSVALPRWEDVIAYEEKDPECINNLQSIYPRFGLHPFLKAVGEKALNLHLKGANSAWPYPNIITAKKAKEYCNQINNNAQITIKEVAGLQCLIVDSNTTPAAKAFWQHTGLGASSRQAAIALNKEKTPSKNAGEHARTAIRNRLAKIYGCESNLIQLHPSGMAALTTALEALQKCRPQNRTMQLGFPYVDVLKLPQEIFNGCELILNLDPLKLANQLDKKKPSALIVELPSNPMLECVDLPLIAKIAHEKGIPVIADDTIGSAININPLPYADIIFTSLTKSFAGCGDILAGSLVISPESQWKQTLQELFSIEPFSHLSDADAIPLAEASKDVTTRVNLLNQSCMQLKTRLENHPQIKKVHHPEYCQNFQSIMRAHGGYGCLLSFELSGGIHKAKRFYNSLKVCKGPSLGTMFTLACPYVLLAHYKELDWAQKCGVPPALIRVSVGIENAEDLWDRFKTALES, encoded by the coding sequence GTGATTGGAAGTGAATTACTAACTGATCCTCTTTGGGAACCCAAACATCTTGGGCAAGCCATTCCGCCAAGTCCACATGCAGTCTCAGTAGCCTTGCCTAGATGGGAAGATGTTATTGCATATGAAGAAAAAGATCCAGAATGCATCAACAATCTTCAATCTATCTACCCCCGCTTTGGGTTACACCCTTTTTTAAAGGCAGTTGGTGAAAAAGCACTGAATCTTCATCTTAAAGGTGCTAATAGTGCATGGCCTTATCCAAATATCATTACTGCAAAAAAAGCCAAGGAATATTGTAATCAAATTAACAATAATGCTCAGATAACTATTAAAGAAGTTGCTGGTCTTCAATGCTTAATCGTTGATAGTAATACTACTCCAGCAGCAAAAGCATTTTGGCAACACACAGGACTAGGAGCCTCTTCTAGACAGGCAGCGATAGCACTTAATAAAGAAAAGACTCCTTCAAAAAACGCAGGTGAACATGCAAGGACTGCTATACGGAATCGACTAGCAAAAATTTATGGGTGCGAATCAAATTTAATTCAACTCCATCCTTCAGGAATGGCTGCTTTAACCACAGCCCTAGAAGCATTACAAAAATGCAGACCTCAGAATCGAACAATGCAATTAGGCTTCCCCTATGTTGATGTTTTAAAACTTCCCCAAGAAATCTTTAATGGCTGTGAACTCATACTTAATTTAGATCCTTTAAAATTAGCCAATCAACTCGATAAAAAAAAGCCTTCTGCATTAATTGTTGAACTGCCAAGCAACCCGATGTTGGAATGTGTTGATCTACCTCTTATAGCAAAAATTGCACATGAAAAAGGAATCCCGGTTATTGCAGATGACACTATTGGATCAGCTATAAATATCAATCCTCTCCCTTATGCCGACATCATATTTACATCACTAACAAAAAGCTTCGCAGGTTGTGGAGATATCCTTGCAGGTTCTTTAGTGATCAGCCCTGAATCTCAATGGAAACAAACCTTGCAAGAGCTCTTCTCTATTGAACCATTCAGTCATTTATCCGATGCTGATGCAATTCCTCTTGCAGAAGCAAGCAAAGATGTAACAACACGCGTAAATCTATTAAATCAATCTTGCATGCAACTCAAAACTCGTTTAGAGAATCATCCTCAAATAAAAAAAGTACATCATCCTGAATACTGTCAAAATTTTCAATCAATTATGCGCGCACATGGGGGATATGGATGTTTACTGTCTTTTGAGTTATCAGGCGGGATTCACAAAGCTAAGCGATTTTACAATTCATTAAAAGTATGTAAAGGGCCCAGTTTAGGAACAATGTTTACATTGGCATGTCCATATGTTCTATTGGCACATTACAAGGAACTGGATTGGGCTCAAAAATGTGGTGTACCCCCTGCACTAATTAGAGTTTCGGTTGGCATTGAGAACGCAGAAGATCTATGGGATCGCTTCAAAACAGCATTGGAAAGTTAA
- a CDS encoding trans-sulfuration enzyme family protein translates to MASRDTKKSHTLGINTRVIHHGDGFAKNTGTVMPPIFPSSTFKHGNPEGFDYTRSGNPNFKILESLLASVENCQYATVFGSGVSAITAIASSLKSGDLVLCEENLYGCTVRLFEQVFQKFGLETKWIDFTTINSIEAIKKINPTMVWIESPTNPLLKIIDIRKICKIANQNQIPVVVDNTFATPLLQRPLDLGATISLTSTTKYINGHSDALGGAVCTQDFNWEERMKFAQKSLGLQPSPFDCWLITRGIKTLPLRIQRQVATAFSLANELAKHPSIKWVRYPFRTDHPQNDLAKKQMAGGGAMITLSLKANQTQTYNFCKNLKLFTMAESLGGVESLVCHPATMTHASLSSQIKEKLGINESLVRLSIGCEDSIDLENDLNQSLSQLK, encoded by the coding sequence GTGGCTTCAAGAGATACAAAAAAGAGCCACACCCTAGGAATCAATACAAGGGTGATACACCACGGTGACGGTTTTGCAAAAAATACAGGTACAGTGATGCCGCCAATATTTCCTAGTTCAACCTTTAAACATGGCAATCCCGAAGGGTTTGATTACACTCGTTCAGGAAATCCAAACTTCAAAATATTAGAATCTCTTTTGGCATCTGTAGAGAACTGCCAATATGCAACTGTTTTTGGATCAGGAGTAAGTGCCATTACCGCAATAGCAAGTTCGTTAAAATCTGGAGATCTTGTTTTATGTGAAGAAAATCTTTACGGGTGTACCGTTCGATTGTTTGAGCAAGTTTTTCAAAAATTTGGGCTTGAAACAAAATGGATTGACTTTACAACAATAAATTCCATAGAGGCCATTAAAAAAATAAATCCAACAATGGTTTGGATAGAAAGCCCAACCAATCCACTTTTAAAAATTATCGATATAAGAAAGATTTGCAAAATTGCTAATCAAAATCAAATACCCGTCGTAGTAGACAATACTTTTGCAACGCCGTTGTTGCAACGCCCACTTGATCTAGGGGCGACTATATCACTAACCAGTACTACTAAATACATTAATGGACATTCCGATGCCTTAGGTGGTGCTGTTTGCACCCAAGACTTCAATTGGGAAGAACGCATGAAATTTGCACAAAAATCACTAGGTCTACAACCATCTCCTTTTGACTGTTGGCTCATTACAAGAGGTATCAAAACACTTCCTCTACGTATTCAAAGACAAGTGGCAACTGCATTTTCTCTTGCCAATGAATTAGCTAAACACCCATCCATTAAATGGGTAAGATATCCTTTTCGAACAGACCACCCTCAAAATGATCTGGCTAAAAAACAAATGGCCGGAGGAGGAGCAATGATTACTCTAAGTCTTAAGGCTAATCAAACCCAAACTTATAATTTTTGCAAAAACCTTAAACTTTTTACCATGGCTGAAAGCCTCGGTGGAGTTGAAAGTCTTGTATGTCACCCTGCAACTATGACCCATGCCTCCCTTTCATCGCAAATAAAAGAAAAGCTTGGGATCAATGAATCACTAGTTCGCTTGTCAATTGGATGCGAAGACTCAATTGATCTAGAAAATGATCTAAACCAAAGTCTTAGCCAATTAAAGTGA